A genomic stretch from Bradyrhizobium quebecense includes:
- a CDS encoding tripartite tricarboxylate transporter substrate binding protein BugD, with amino-acid sequence MRKLVLAVLAMLAFTGSVSAETWPAHPITIVVPFAAGGPSDAMARILAERMKRSLGEVVLIENVTGAGGSLGVGRAVRAAPDGYTVSFGHLGTHVANGAIYKLGYDLVDDLEPVVLLPSNPMIIVSKNAVPAKSLKELLEWLKSRPAPPTAGTAGAGSGSHIAGLYFENVSGIKLQYVPYRGTGPALNDLVAGQIDIIVDQTSNSINQVRAGNIRAYAVTDSKRVANAPEVPTVDEAGLPGFHMTLWSGLWVPKGTPKEIVDRLNVAAIQAMNDPAVKKQLENLGLQMPPKDQLKPDALGAWQKAEIAKWWPMIKAANVKVD; translated from the coding sequence ATGCGGAAGCTCGTTCTGGCCGTGTTGGCGATGTTGGCGTTCACCGGGAGCGTTTCGGCGGAAACCTGGCCCGCGCACCCGATCACCATCGTCGTGCCGTTCGCCGCCGGCGGTCCGTCGGATGCGATGGCGCGCATCCTCGCCGAGCGCATGAAGCGGTCGCTCGGCGAGGTGGTTCTGATCGAGAACGTGACCGGAGCGGGCGGCTCGCTCGGTGTCGGCCGTGCAGTGCGCGCGGCGCCGGACGGCTACACCGTCTCGTTCGGCCATCTCGGCACCCATGTCGCGAACGGTGCGATCTACAAGCTCGGCTACGACCTCGTCGATGATCTCGAGCCGGTGGTGCTGCTGCCGAGCAATCCGATGATCATCGTCAGCAAGAACGCCGTGCCGGCGAAGTCGCTGAAGGAGCTGTTGGAGTGGCTGAAGTCGCGGCCGGCGCCGCCGACCGCGGGCACCGCCGGCGCCGGCAGCGGCAGCCATATCGCCGGGCTCTATTTCGAGAACGTGTCCGGCATCAAGCTGCAATACGTGCCCTATCGCGGTACCGGGCCGGCGCTGAACGACCTCGTCGCCGGTCAGATCGATATCATCGTCGACCAGACGTCGAACTCGATCAACCAGGTCCGCGCCGGCAACATCCGCGCCTATGCGGTCACCGATTCCAAGCGGGTCGCGAACGCGCCTGAGGTCCCGACGGTCGACGAGGCCGGCCTGCCGGGCTTCCACATGACGCTGTGGTCCGGCCTCTGGGTGCCGAAGGGCACGCCGAAGGAGATCGTGGACAGGCTCAACGTCGCGGCGATCCAGGCGATGAACGATCCTGCCGTGAAGAAGCAGCTTGAAAATCTAGGCTTGCAGATGCCACCAAAGGACCAGCTCAAGCCGGACGCACTCGGCGCCTGGCAGAAGGCGGAGATTGCAAAATGGTGGCCGATGATCAAGGCCGCCAATGTGAAGGTGGATTGA